Proteins encoded together in one Gemmatimonadota bacterium DH-78 window:
- a CDS encoding putative Ig domain-containing protein, with amino-acid sequence MLYASRRLGAVFFAAASAVLVVACGGDGSSGPDPLDAVSSVSVSPGTGTLDLGTTLQLAAAVRNGRDEPMTTAVSWSSSDPTVATVDASGLVRALNPGSVTVTARAEGVSGTAQFDTRDPNPPLAPSDVRATPVSDTEVDVSWSDNSNSEQEHVILREVVSGPGAAPSASPAEAGGSRFGGDPAQVAAEVGRAASNETTFRDSGLQPGTTYRYEVRACNDAGCSGDVPSGDRPTTHPTLTVDLPDPLPDAVVGEHYEESFGSSGPPAIWSLGGGTLPTGIELAPTGSLSGTPTEAGTFSPTITAQGGGQLIATALTLTVLEPPTVVTTELPTGVRGRAYATALQAEGGDGSYTWSLLEGSLPPGVALASNGTFAGTPVLPGSFDLRVQVASAGFEAEAWLTIDIFNALVVATTVLPQGVQDTSYDAQLVANGGDGSYQWSLVAGTLPDGLALDVSGRLTGTPTTLGSQAVTLQVTSGDGQTATGAFTLVVSDQIAAPTVATSSLADAAVGVPYAGLLEATDGDGSYSWQVIGGSLPAGVALDAATGVLSGTPAAAGTAVFTVRVTSASLNGTAALSITVVPALEITTASLPSGVEGAAYATAIATSGGDGAPSFEVVSGALPAGLTLDEGTGAIQGTPSAAGASNFTVQASNELGQSAERALSIAIHAPLAITTASLPDAQVSISYNQSLTASGGDGSTTWTLASGSLPAGMSLAANGTISGAPNSAGSSTFTVRATSGDGQTATAELTIDVAPTPPSIATNPLPNGTVGAQYTRSISVSGGDGSYDFEIIAGALPDGLSLGAANGLITGVPSAEGDFDFTVQVTSAGLTDAEPFSITIEAAAEQCVLAASQPGFDIQLCYAEEASPTVQAAFTSAVARWEGLITGDLADIVPNANAHTSCLSGRTLPQLSGTIDDLVIFVVVEPIDGEFGILGSAGPCYVRNGDLLTSVGTMRFDSADLDRLNNNGQLENVILHEMGHVLGIGTLWGYHGLIQETATPGETDPSVHDTHFTGAAAIAAFDAAGGAGRASAKVPVQNVGNQGSINGHWRETVMDNELMTPFLDGGANPLSAISVGSVGDLGYTVNAAGADGFAVPFPDALLSDGDSASEHQIHMIDDILDMPIRLTDESGTVVRVIPPRGGGN; translated from the coding sequence ATGCTCTACGCTTCCCGGCGCCTCGGCGCCGTTTTCTTTGCCGCCGCCTCCGCCGTCCTGGTCGTCGCCTGTGGGGGTGACGGGAGTTCGGGGCCGGATCCGCTGGACGCCGTGTCGTCGGTGTCGGTCAGCCCGGGTACGGGCACCCTCGACCTGGGCACCACGCTGCAGCTCGCGGCCGCCGTTCGGAATGGGCGCGACGAGCCGATGACCACCGCGGTCAGCTGGAGCAGCTCCGACCCGACGGTGGCGACGGTGGATGCGAGTGGGCTGGTACGGGCCCTCAACCCGGGCTCGGTGACGGTGACGGCTCGGGCGGAGGGGGTGTCGGGTACGGCGCAGTTCGACACACGCGATCCGAACCCCCCGCTGGCCCCCAGCGATGTGCGGGCCACGCCGGTGTCGGACACCGAGGTGGATGTGAGCTGGAGCGACAACTCCAACTCCGAGCAGGAGCACGTGATTCTGCGCGAGGTGGTGTCGGGGCCGGGAGCCGCGCCGTCGGCCTCCCCGGCGGAGGCCGGTGGGTCGCGCTTCGGCGGCGATCCCGCCCAGGTGGCCGCCGAGGTGGGACGGGCCGCATCGAACGAGACGACGTTCCGTGACTCGGGACTCCAGCCGGGCACCACCTACCGCTACGAGGTGCGGGCCTGCAACGATGCCGGCTGCTCGGGCGACGTGCCCTCGGGCGACCGTCCGACCACGCACCCCACCCTCACCGTCGATCTGCCCGACCCGCTGCCCGACGCGGTGGTGGGCGAGCACTACGAGGAGAGCTTCGGTTCCTCGGGGCCGCCGGCGATCTGGTCGCTCGGCGGTGGCACGCTTCCGACGGGCATCGAACTCGCGCCCACCGGCAGCCTCTCCGGGACGCCGACCGAGGCCGGAACCTTCAGCCCCACGATCACGGCACAGGGCGGCGGTCAGCTGATCGCCACCGCGCTCACCCTCACCGTGCTCGAGCCGCCGACGGTCGTCACCACCGAACTCCCCACCGGGGTGCGCGGCCGGGCCTACGCGACGGCGCTGCAGGCCGAGGGTGGCGACGGCAGCTACACCTGGTCGCTGCTCGAGGGATCGCTGCCTCCGGGGGTGGCCCTCGCCTCGAACGGCACCTTCGCCGGCACACCGGTGCTGCCGGGCAGCTTCGATCTGCGGGTGCAGGTCGCGAGCGCCGGCTTCGAGGCCGAGGCCTGGCTCACCATCGACATCTTCAACGCCCTCGTGGTGGCCACCACCGTGTTGCCGCAGGGCGTGCAGGACACCAGCTACGACGCCCAGCTCGTGGCCAACGGCGGCGACGGCAGCTACCAGTGGTCGCTGGTGGCCGGCACCCTGCCCGACGGTCTCGCGCTCGACGTCTCCGGGCGCCTCACCGGCACGCCGACCACCCTCGGCTCGCAGGCCGTGACCCTCCAGGTGACGAGCGGCGACGGCCAGACGGCCACGGGTGCGTTCACCCTGGTCGTGAGCGACCAGATCGCGGCGCCGACCGTCGCCACCTCGTCGCTGGCCGATGCGGCGGTGGGCGTGCCCTACGCGGGGCTGCTCGAGGCCACGGACGGTGACGGCAGCTACAGCTGGCAGGTGATCGGCGGCAGCCTGCCCGCCGGTGTCGCCCTCGATGCGGCCACCGGGGTGCTCTCGGGCACGCCGGCGGCGGCGGGCACGGCCGTGTTCACGGTGAGGGTCACCAGTGCCTCGCTCAACGGCACGGCGGCACTGTCGATCACGGTGGTGCCGGCGCTCGAGATCACGACCGCCTCGCTTCCGAGCGGCGTGGAGGGCGCGGCGTACGCCACGGCCATCGCGACCAGCGGGGGGGATGGAGCGCCCTCCTTCGAGGTGGTGTCGGGGGCGCTGCCCGCCGGCCTGACGCTGGACGAGGGCACCGGCGCGATCCAGGGCACGCCGAGTGCAGCCGGCGCCTCGAACTTCACGGTCCAGGCGTCGAACGAGCTGGGCCAGTCGGCGGAGCGCGCCCTGTCGATCGCGATTCACGCGCCGCTCGCGATCACCACCGCCTCGCTGCCCGACGCCCAGGTGTCGATCAGCTACAACCAGAGCCTCACCGCCTCGGGCGGCGACGGCAGCACCACCTGGACGCTCGCCTCCGGGTCGCTTCCGGCCGGCATGAGCCTGGCTGCGAACGGCACGATCAGCGGGGCGCCCAACTCGGCCGGCTCGAGCACCTTCACGGTGCGTGCCACCAGCGGCGACGGGCAGACGGCCACCGCGGAGCTCACGATCGATGTCGCGCCCACGCCGCCGAGCATCGCGACGAACCCGCTCCCGAACGGCACGGTGGGTGCGCAGTACACCCGCTCGATCTCGGTGTCGGGCGGAGACGGCAGCTACGACTTCGAGATCATCGCCGGCGCGCTCCCCGACGGGCTTTCGCTCGGCGCGGCCAATGGGCTGATCACGGGCGTACCGTCGGCCGAGGGCGACTTCGACTTCACCGTGCAGGTCACCAGCGCCGGGCTGACCGACGCGGAGCCCTTCTCGATCACCATCGAGGCGGCCGCGGAGCAGTGCGTGCTCGCCGCGTCGCAGCCGGGCTTCGACATCCAGCTCTGCTACGCCGAAGAGGCGTCGCCGACGGTGCAGGCCGCATTCACCAGCGCGGTCGCGCGGTGGGAGGGGCTGATCACCGGCGACCTCGCCGACATCGTGCCCAATGCGAATGCCCACACCTCCTGCCTCTCGGGGCGGACCCTTCCGCAGTTGTCGGGCACGATCGACGACCTGGTGATCTTCGTGGTGGTGGAGCCGATCGACGGCGAGTTCGGTATTCTCGGCTCGGCCGGACCCTGCTACGTGCGCAATGGCGACCTGCTCACCTCGGTCGGCACCATGCGCTTCGACAGTGCCGATCTCGACCGGCTGAACAACAACGGGCAGCTCGAGAACGTGATTCTGCACGAGATGGGGCACGTGCTCGGCATCGGCACCCTGTGGGGCTATCACGGCCTGATTCAGGAGACCGCCACCCCGGGCGAGACCGATCCCAGCGTGCACGACACCCACTTCACCGGTGCCGCGGCCATCGCCGCCTTCGACGCGGCCGGGGGCGCCGGGCGCGCCTCCGCCAAGGTGCCCGTGCAGAACGTCGGCAATCAGGGCTCGATCAACGGGCACTGGCGCGAGACGGTGATGGACAACGAGCTGATGACCCCCTTCCTCGACGGAGGCGCCAACCCGCTGAGTGCGATCAGTGTGGGCTCGGTGGGCGATCTCGGCTACACGGTGAACGCGGCCGGCGCCGACGGCTTCGCCGTGCCCTTCCCGGATGCACTGCTGAGTGACGGGGACTCCGCCTCCGAACACCAGATCCACATGATCGACGACATCCTCGACATGCCGATCCGCCTCACCGACGAATCCGGCACGGTGGTGCGGGTGATCCCGCCGCGCGGCGGGGGGAACTGA
- a CDS encoding LD-carboxypeptidase, with protein sequence MAPTPPPAPPEPPRRPRRLRPGSRIALVAPAGPLASERVAAAEARCLALGFEPRTGRCVHMRHGFLAGPDADRLADLQAAIDDPEVDAIWALRGGYGTVRIVDDLVLDRLLDDPIAFLGFSDNTAIHARLAALGIVSFHSPHPTTTGPSPADDWFRRVTGVAEPAGALPTPVAPTRLNGGQAEGRLAGGNLALLSSLAGTRDAVSGAGRILVIEDVGEPAYRIDRMLVQLRRSGTLDGVRGLAFGTFTGVPGGGAPDGVKTLAERAVEEVLRECALDLGVPAIMGLPIGHGADNVVVPLGVRARLDAQQGRLEVIEPAVR encoded by the coding sequence ATGGCACCCACTCCACCCCCCGCCCCTCCCGAACCGCCGCGCCGTCCCCGTCGGCTGCGCCCGGGATCCCGCATCGCCCTCGTCGCTCCCGCTGGTCCGCTGGCCTCGGAGCGGGTGGCGGCCGCCGAGGCGCGCTGCCTGGCGCTGGGTTTCGAGCCCCGCACCGGGCGCTGCGTGCACATGCGGCACGGATTCCTGGCCGGGCCCGACGCCGATCGGCTCGCCGACCTGCAGGCGGCGATCGACGACCCCGAGGTGGACGCGATCTGGGCGCTGCGCGGCGGCTACGGCACGGTGCGCATCGTCGACGATCTCGTGCTCGACCGCCTGCTCGACGACCCGATCGCCTTTCTGGGGTTCAGCGACAACACCGCCATCCACGCGCGATTGGCCGCGCTCGGGATCGTCTCGTTCCACAGTCCGCACCCCACCACCACGGGTCCCTCACCGGCGGACGACTGGTTTCGGCGGGTGACCGGGGTGGCCGAGCCTGCAGGGGCCCTGCCCACCCCCGTGGCGCCCACCCGGCTCAACGGAGGCCAGGCCGAGGGCCGACTGGCGGGGGGCAACCTCGCGCTGCTGTCGTCGCTGGCCGGCACCCGCGACGCGGTGTCGGGTGCGGGCCGGATTCTGGTGATCGAAGACGTCGGCGAGCCGGCCTACCGCATCGACCGGATGCTCGTGCAGCTGCGCCGCTCCGGCACCCTCGACGGTGTGCGGGGACTCGCCTTCGGCACCTTCACCGGGGTCCCGGGCGGGGGCGCGCCCGACGGCGTGAAGACGCTGGCCGAGCGGGCGGTGGAAGAGGTGCTTCGCGAGTGCGCGCTCGACCTCGGAGTGCCCGCGATCATGGGACTCCCGATCGGCCACGGCGCCGACAACGTGGTCGTGCCCCTGGGCGTGCGGGCTCGTCTCGACGCGCAGCAGGGCCGGCTCGAGGTGATCGAGCCGGCCGTGCGCTGA